The window TGGAAAACATGAACATATTAACAAAGATGGTGATCTCATGAACTCCATCCCTGGTTTTATAGAAAATAAAAGCTCTGCCGGATCAGATTTTAGAGAGGCTTATTTTCCACAAGCTAGATACAATGCGCAATCTCTAGTTCTATGTGGATTGGAAGGTGCCACTAGCAATCCAAATGAAGCAGAAGAATCTGGCATTTGTTCAGTAACTGATGGTTCAATTTGTAATTCACAGTATGGGAACATGATTAACTTTAGTGGGGAGGTGAGGGAGGACAGTTATGTAGGAGGCTGTAATAATTTACCTGGTAAAGAATTTGAAAAGGTCAAGTCCTTTGCAGCTGAAGATAAATGGATGTTTGATAACGATAAGCAGATTATGAAGATTAAGAGCAATTTGAATGAAGCACATCGAAGCGGAAATTGTGAGTCCTTGAATCTCACATGTTCGGACTTTAGTGAAGAAAAGATGGAAAATTCAGAAGTTGCATCTCAGCATGAAGATTGTCAGAATCCGAAACAAGATTTTACCAAGCAGATCACTGATAAAGCACAAACAGGAGGTTTAGTAGTAGAGGTCTCAAGTGAAACTTTATCCGATGAAAATTGCAAGACTAATCCTGGCGGGCTTTCAATTTACTCAGAACATAAGTCCCAGGGTAGGAATGTATTGCATTCAGGTGATCGGTCCCTTAGTAAGCATGTGAGTATAGATCAAAGCCAAGATGGACAGATTGCTGAAACTGGTTTATCTGCGCCACCATATCGACAAGATGAACGTGGTTTTGATAGATTTGATGTAACAAGTGCTCAGCCAGAATTGGAGAGTAATAACATTACAGCAGGAGAAGATCCTGCAGATATCTTATATTTTGGCCCTAGCAAAGTTACTCTAGCTGAAAATTGTAATCATCCAACAGATGAAGAGTTTAATAATAATAAGTTTCTTGGTAATTTAACTTCCTGTCTGGAATTTGGTTCATCATCTAGTGTAACAAGAAACGAAATGGTATCAGCTGTAACTGGTTCAATTGGCGAATGTAGAAAACCAATTAAAGAGTCTGTCTTGGAAGCGGTGGATGAAGCTGAAATTCGCGATGCATCAAACTGTCAAAATGAGGGTAATTTAACTTCCTCTGCGGAATTTGGTTCATCTTCCAGGGGAACACCAGATGTAATTGGATTAGGTATACTTGGTCCAATGGGTGAAGGTAACAAACTGATCAAAGACGTGTTTCTCTTGGAAGAAATGGATGAATTTGAAATTCGAGATTCACCTAACAAGCCTAATGATGGTGGTCAGATAATCAAGATGAAGCATGGTATGCTGTCTCCATTAAGCTTGAATGTTGAAGAGTCGCAAATGTGCTGCCATACGCATTTCATTCCTTCTAGTCCAACAGAACTGGGGTATCACAAGGTTGTTTTAGAGAGTCTTCCTACTCCACCACAACTTGGAGATAAAATGCAAGCAAATGAAGTTGGAAAGACAATAAATGCACTCACGAATATCTTACAGATGGAGGATACACATCTGGAGTTACATGCCGATGATGCTCAGTTGTTGCCTGGAAAAGGCCCTATCAAATGCGAAAGTAGCAATGCCTTGGAGAATTTTCAAGATGCTCTTCCAGCACAAAGAAGTTTTTATAAAGGTGCATTAGAAAGCCCAAGCGTTCTGAACAAGGAGTCACCTTTGATTCATGGGAGCAGCAACATTGCTAATGAACTGGATGTTATCCACGGTGTTGAGGATCGACTATCATATCCCGCGACAATTGAATCTTTATCTTTGGAACTTAATTCACCGACAAGTAAAATCCATACAGCAAGTGTCACAAATGATTGCATAGAACTTGTTGAAGGGGATCAGACCTCATCAAGAATCAAAAGAAAGGTAGTTGACATATTGAATCAAGATATTGTGGTGAAGGAATCTGAAACTGGAAAACCTAGTGGAAGTGAGAATTCTCACAATGAACTTTGCCATGGACTGCAAGATACCGAGCAGTGCAGAAATGATAACACCAATTTGCCAGTGTAAGTatttcaaagatttttctaaCCCCAAAGAACTCCTCTGGTTTTTCTAGACTTAGCCTTTCACAAATTACAATCTTTTATAGAATTGCTATTTTATTGATGGCAGCAAGAATACAGAGAACTGTCTGAAGAAAGGCAACATTTTGATATTACCCCCACAGGATGCAGTTCCATTTTCTGATGAATGGTTGGCAGCAATGGAAGCTGCTGGGGAGGTAATTTCTTTCTGGAAAATGAGCTGTATGCTGTGATCTGTCTGAAAGAAGCCAAATATAACTAAGCTTTGATTTCCTGAATCTGTTGTGATCTCCAAATTATTTGAAGCATACTTTTATTAGTTCCAGGACATAATCTTCACTTTCCTGAGCAGTTTGTTTCCACACATTTATCCAAAACCTTCACTTTTAGCTGGTGCTGTTAAAGAACAACTGACAAGATATTAGCTGTTCATCATATCCTCTAGTGAGCATACCTCTGTATTCATAAAATGAAAGCCTAAATCATCCACTAATAGGTCCAGAGCAGTCAGCTAGCTTGACCTCCCTAAAAGCTACGCAGTTAAAGTTTAGTTCTGAACCTTAGGTTAGGCAGTGAGACAAACTTGGCTTGAGTGTCAAGCTCCACTGCTCTGAATCTCTATCGGAAAAATGATTGAGCTTCGTTCAGTGGTGATCAAATATCTGCAGGTTATGTAATCGACTCTTGTACTCTGATTTTACAGGATATCTTAACCATGAAAGGTGGTGCTGTACAAAATTCACCCCAAGAGAAATCCTTGCCTGAGCCAAGCCCATGGTCTCCGGTATGTCACTATTTATAGATTATCGTTTTCTTGTTTGAGGTTGCCTATGCCATATCTAACATGTATTCTACTAGCTAGAATGAGAATGCATTCAACTTTATTCTGTCTCATTATAGATAAACACATTTCTCTGGCATATGCTACAAATTAGGGTGAGAACAGTTAATCTTAACCTTGTAATTGATAATGGTGCTGAGAATCattttacaaaactagaaatgtCTTTTGGTAAGGCTATGTACGATAAACGCTATGTGGTTTGGCCATTCCCTGAACTCACGCATAataggagcttagtgcaccataCTATCCCACAGAAATGCCTTTTGGTACTTTCTGGAAGAAGTTTTAATCACTTGAAGTTTTTGTTAGAAAGTTTTTTGATGACTATAGTAAAATGCATCTTAATTCTAAATGATAAATTGTATAGTCGTTTGTTCGGTATATTTTCATGTAAGTGATAAAGTAATGTTATTATGCAAACAGTGTTTTTTTCTTGCATATTTTTCCTTTATAgtagaaaaatactttttaaatgaaaaatcattATCCAGTTCCTTAACCGGTTAGGGCTCAATCATAGGATTGTAGGATCTTGAAAACTATGATTAACCTTTCACAACACTTATCACACAATGAATGGTCATCAgccaaaaatattttgataaCTGAATGTTACACTAAACAAAGCCTCGACGTGATGCGGTAGTCTCTGATAGGAAATCTATAAAagtaacaacaaaataataaaatcacactAAGTTGCCTCTAAAAGTTTGATATAACGTATTAATTTGTCCAGATTTCTATACAATTCAACACATCTTTTGACAGTAAAtgccagtaccaaaaaaggaaaaaagaaaaaaagaactacACTATTTCGGCCTTTAAAATGATTGGCAAAGCTAACATGAAAAAAGATATTAGAAAATAAATGGGGTTTATGTGCTATAATGTTGTTCAAATTGTTCCCGAACTAATAAAAATGCTGGGGTTTGTCATTAGTGTtaaagatttaatttaaaaaaagcCGGATGCTGGGAGGACATCAGGAATATCTTGTTTTACTTGTGATCCTGATtgcaactttaacaatattatttAGGtggtatttattctttttaatctTGTAAAAATGTTAAAaccaaattaattatttctgGATGTTCCAAGAGTAGAGATTTAGGAAGGTATGTGTATACTAGAAACCATCATCAGAGGCGGATTTACAGCTTGTTTGCCGGAAGGGGGTTCCTCTTTGCCGGAAAGTTACACTGtacatataaggcaaaatctgttttgtgcatctatatattatattttgaatctccttaaCACAACCCAAAAGTATAGCTCAATggttaagggggttcaaaaccttTGTGAGGTTGCTAGCTCAATTCCTATTGGCCACAATCTATTTTaattttgtaactttttcttttttggaccCCCTTAGCGGAAATCCTGCCTCCATCATTATTTATGTCCTAAATTCATCGCTTGAAGTACCACTGGTAAAAGATGGTAGCTTTTATTAGGACTTCCCCAACTATGTTTCTATTTTGATTACTAGGAGTAtaagagcctgtttggccaagcttgtGGGAGggcaaaagtattttttttttggtcagaAAAAGTACTTTTTAGAAATTTGATGTGTTTGGCCAAGATGGAGAAGTGCTTTTGAGTAGCAGCAGAAGCaatttttctgcttttgggaagaagttaTAAATTTTAGCTTCTTCTacaaagcagaagcagaagcagaagcagaagcagaaaattaaaatttttaagacAAAAGTATCCTtactataaatttatatttttcaaattatccttcaaaaattttattttttcctttttcttttttgtttctaccatccctttctttttatttattttatttctattgTATTTTTATTCTCCTTCCCCTATTCTTCTTTCAAATAGTCTCTCCACCATAAATAGAtctctttttttattatataGGATTAATGAAGTAGATTCTAAACTTATATTGAATGACTATTTTTtcatatatttaaatcatcaatataaacaataaGTAATACCGGATACCTAATATTGTTGCTTTGTATAACTATTATATTGATTAAAatctttaatatatatttttactttatattttatattccaattaaataaaaagaaaaattaattaattttttataataaatatttaaattcattTCTCTTTTAAATAATATGCTACTTGTAAATTGAATATGTACAGTCTTTTTTCGTAATTTGacactcaaaagtactttttgaaaagaTTGTTCAAACACAATTTGCTTATTAAAGTTCTTCTCAAATGaactagccaaacacaaattgtaatttttcaaaagtactttttaaaaagggcaaaggtccaaatatgcccttgtactatacgaaattgagcacatttgcccttcgttaatactttagctcaaatatgcccttaccgtcacatagttggtccatatatgctcTTTTTGAAACGGAattcacccaaactaattagctctttcgttaattgtattaaattgtattacaaacactatttcctttttattagttcttttttttctttacctttctcttttctttcttcttttttcttttcttctctttttttttcctttttctttctcctttatCCGTTTCTTCCATTACTGATGTTTTCTCCATTTCGTCACCAATTttacttgacaaaactcatgaattccaattactaagaaattctcccataaggtaatcaagttccaatttcactggcctctaaataaacgaaattaaattattccaaaaattatggtttaaactgtaaaataataaaaacatctcAGCCTTCAACAATATtcaaaagaccaaaatatttaaattgttttcagaaagataatataatgattaaaagcctagagttcaagttgtagtgttataaatttgagttgttagtcttttttcatcttttttctggacattttctatttttttattaactatgtaAATTAGTGGTATACATGGAACGGGATggttcagtttttatcaaaaccaaaccaattatattgGTTTGGATTGTTCGGTTTTGTTggatttttttgggttttttgttacataaatattatttcaatcttactttgttaaattttttagaactaaatatatgttcagtaaaaattaaaaaattgacaaacatatgatctataaaaatattcttatgagagaattttcttagtaattggaattcatgagttttgtcaagtgaaattggtgacgaaaatggagaagatatcagtaatggaggaaatcggataagggagaaagaaaaaggaaaaaaagaaaaaagaaaagagaaaagagaaaggtaaagaaaaaaagtactaataaaaaggaaatagtgtttgtaatgcactttaatacaattaacgaaagagttaattagtttgggtgaattccgtttcgaaaagggcatatatgagccaactgtgtaactctaagggcatatatggaccaactatgtgacggtaagggtatatttgagctaaagtattaacgaagggcaaatgtgctcaatttcacATAGTACAggggcatatttggaccttttccgttTTAAaaaagcatttttgagcaaaatcacttctcaaaataagtagTTTTTGGCAGCTTGGCCTAACGGGATCTAAGAGTTATTGCTTGGGCCATTGACTGGTAGAAATGGTAAAATAGCGCTGTTGCATATCATTATCTTGCATGGTTGTGGTTTCTTAAGCTGTTATCTTTCTTTGATTTGCaggtgaaaaagaaaaacaatcaaCTTGGGCCTTTTGACTGTACAAAGTTCAACCACAATATGCCTCCGGAGTCCTGATTCCTGTTTGGCTAAACTTGGTCTCATCCAAATTCTTTCATTCACCACTAACATGTTTCTGATTTAGCTTAACACTGCTTAGCAAGAAAAGTTGCTAATTGATACATTATTCCAAATACACGATTTACACCCTTTATATGTAATTCTTTGTACACCGACTTTAAAAGATTcctttgttatttattttatgtaaaGAGCAATATCTCATTCATGAAAAGTTGATCTTTGTTGAAAACAATAAGCTAAGCATGGAAATCTGCCGCGGAGCTTATCAAATCCATGCTTCTTGAATTGTACTAATAAGTATCATTTACTGGGCGCATCATTTGGTTTGTCACCTATATTTTTATACTTGTAGAAGGAGGCAAACACGAGGTAATACATGAAATTTGCTGATCCCAGGAAACAACAGAGCCAGAAGACGTTATCCATTCTTCCATCATTGATATTGTCTGGCAACCATCTCGTTGTTCTCTGAACCAGATCAATCAGAGTATTCCCCATGTAGAATCCGATACCAATGAACATTGCAACTACTGCAGTTGAGGTGCTTTTCAAGGATGCAGGAAACTCTTGGTAGTAAACCCGAGATGTCCCGGAAAATCCTTCTCCAATACCATTAAAGGCTAGCTGTGGCACTAGCCAGAGGACTGACATTGGAATAATGGCACCATTTTGGCCTTGGAGATGGTGGGATTTCACGAGCCTCAGCCGCCTTGACTCCACCAAGGCAGAGATGGCCATGCTAAGAATCGTTAGTACATTGCCTAATCCCAATGCGCCGAAGAGGTGTAAGAGAAAATGGGGAGCATTTAGCTAGAAAAGGGTAGGGCAATCTGTCAATGAAGGGTATTGATATAGCAGTCCATATAAACACAGACTGACATAGAACCTGCTGGGATTTTGAAATGGTGTCCCACCTGACGATCCATCTTTAGAGCCTGGAGTACTAACAGGCTTGACTGAATGATCAGAGGAGTGGATAAAAATAATCCACTACCCCACAAAGGAGCAAGCTTTTCAAATCTTCTACTTGTTGGATTGTACATAGTCTCCAGGTATTCTCAATGGAGCCATCTGCTTTAATGTCTCCCACAGTAATGAAGGCTGCTCGGTTGAGGAACCTATATAAGAGAGCTTCATTAGCAAATGAGTATGACCAGAGGCGAATCTAAGAGTCAGGGTCAGTGGATTCAGGATAATTGTGATCTTATTATATGTATACATAGTTCGAATTAAAAGTAATAAGTTCAGTTGAATCCACATAACCCGTCCTAGATCCGCCCTTGAGCATGAGTAGTAGCTCAACCACAAGAAAGAATTAATATAGAGATTTTACTTGAAGGTAGGAGTAGGAGagaccatatttttgtgtttatcACTTGGATCATGATAGTAACGGTGACTTTGCTCAAACAGGGGGATTTTCCGTTTCTGAATGGCTGCGACAACGACACGATCCATATTGATAAAAGGGCTGCCTTCTTGTTCCTTAACATGGCGATACAAACGTATCCCACATAGAAAAATGGCTAAGGCGAGGATGTTAAGACCTAAAGAGATGGCAAAACCCCAGGTCCAACTAATATTGTCCTCAATGTAGACAATGGCTGTGGAGCTTACAACAATGGATGCGTATAAGGTGAATGTGTACCAATTAAAGAAAATTCCTTGGTGTTTTGGCTTGTCAAACTGATATGTTCCCATGGATCCAATAGTAAAACGTGTACCTGCAGCTCCTAGAGATGCTAGTGCAAGAGCAATTTATAACACTGCATATTGAGTTGTTGATGGGTTTGTACAGGTACTGGAGCTATCATCACATACCGCAGGTCTTAATTTTTCAATGGCTGCTGTGAATACTAGAAGCAATATACCCTGAAATTGCAAAGAAATTTTACACTAAGCATATATTTTAACCCCTAGTAGCTGGTATCCTGCCTTGTTTCTAGGTTATTAATCCCGTTTTTATTGATGGTTACATGATCGTGTAAAAGTTCTTATACTATCCGTATAGAAGTTGGAcccttttgtgtgtgtgtgtttaacACTATTCCTTAGCATGtgacccttccccggaccctgcgtgaatgcgAGATGtcttgtgcaccgggctgccctttaatttttttttttggtgtgtgtgtgtgtttgtgtttaATAAGTTTTGGAAGCCAAGAAGATGGAATCTAATGAAAAGGAATTAGTTTTAACAGAGCAGAGATAAGAGAAGAAATCCAAATGACAGAAAAACAGCCAAGAATGGAGTCAGCACTGATTCCTGAGAGAATGGGGAAAATGGTGATGCAGCCATTCACCACATTATATACTTTAGCAGCGCGGACATTGGTATTTTTATGACAGGATAAAACAGGACCAAAATGCATCTAACAACTAACAGTAAAGTGTTAAGAAAGACCAAAAAAAGAAACAGACCTATGATAAAGGGGAAGGTTATCCAGCCACCATTTTTGCGGCAATCTGAAGAGGAAAGTCTTGCTCTTTCGTCATCAGAACTAGCTGAATTATCCATTGAAATTAGTCAAATTGATAGCAGTGATGTTTGTTCTTTTTGGATATGGAGTTCAAGTTTTTATAAGTAGGCAACTTTCTGCAAGACTGCTTCACCCCAGGTCACTCATTTATAGGCCACACTGTTCATTTAGTTAGCTCTTTTGTCTTTGTTACGTTCATGTAAAGTAAATTCGACCGTTtgtgtttaaattagaaattgttattatttattttaaatgagaTTTAAGTATTTAATATCACACATGAATTGGGTTTTTTATGGTtagaaaagaataaagaaatattAATTACAAGAATTTTGAGGGAATCAAGAATTTTTTCCagggaagaaaaaaaagggatCAAGCTTAATTAAAATATCCAACTTTAATTAAATGGTATTATTCTAAGCAAGATGAAAAACCTGTCATCTCATTTGTTGATAGGTAATTTACCTGTTTGATATAGTATTTCAAACCAAAAGATACTCGTATTTCGAACCGGAAAAGCATGATTTTTAACTATTTGATCGTTGATCAAGTTTAAATTGCCTTCACCTGCTGGTTCTTTGGTTATTTTAACCAAATTAATCACTAGAAAGTGACTTGTGACAGCTATAATGgtattttcatcttcaaattaaagaaaacaatcTGAAAAAGGCATCACAAACAGCTACAACTTAGAATCGACATTTCACCTTGTTGATTTGTCTAGCGGTCTCCATTTGGTAAATTTTCTGCTCGTGTTTTTAAGCTGACGAATAAAGGCACGGAAGATGTTATTTCATgttgtttttttttgaaagaaatgatAGCAGAAACCTTGAAGTAAACACATATCTGCCTTCCTAGTTCCTAGTGGAACTTATAACTCATACCTTGATATTCACATTAAATCATTAAATGTACAACATGTGCCTTCTTATATTCCTTTGTCTCACTTAACCAAGATCAGTTGGTGAATGTCCctacattttttattatttaacaaCGATAAATTAATGTGATTTGCTTAAAAAGTTAAGGCAGGTAAATTAATTCAGGAAGTGTTGGCACGAAAATGTAGATAGATGATCGCTCAAATGAAGGTTAATTCTACACATGTGGCTGGAAGAATagaatttttaatattgaaaattTAATTTTCTGGTGAATCGTATTTTATGAGAAGTTAACGCACAATTCAGAGATTTTAATGTTACAAAAGCAGTTTATGACCTTATAGGTAACGGGCAAAGCTGAGTGACTCATGAACCACCGTCAATGATAAAGGCAAATGCAAAAATGATTTGCTAACAACAAAAGTATGCACAAAAAAACTAACTGGAATAATTGAATAACTTCAGGTAGTATAAAAGGCAAATTTGAACATTTTCCCTTTTAGGAATTCCAATACAAGCTTAGCATGAGAAACTAGAAGCAAATTGAAGTTTCAACGCGAGGAGATGGATAATTTCAAATTATGACACTTTCTCGTACCTCGACAAGTAAAACTAGTCATCATCGGCGCACAATAAGTCAATATTGTGGATAAAATCAACCCTTTATGCACATTATTTTGACCTTTTTGTTTTCCAATTACTCTGTTATGCTCGCTAAAATATTGATACCAAAGTGGTACAAATGCAATATCTGATTGTTTATACCTTAAAGGGTCTTTAAAGGGTCATGACAATTTTACATGAATCCAGGCCTACTTCATTTGTGCTAATTGCTATCTATTTTGTCAATACAATCATTTGGTTCCTGGTCAACATTTTTATACTTGTAAAACGAAGCACATACTAGGTAATACACAAAATTTGCAGCTCCTAAAACACATATCACGCAGAAAACATTATCCAACCTACCATTATCAATATTCTCCGGCAACCATCCTGTCACGCTTTGAACCAAGTCCATCACCCCATTCCCTAAATAAAATGCTGCGCCGACAAAAACTGCCACGACCGCCGTGGACGTGCTCTTCAGGGACGCTGGAAATTCTTGGTAATAAAACCCTGCATATCCTGGAGAATGAAAAGCTAGCCCGATGCCTGTAATTGCTAGCTGTGGCGCCAACCAGAACACGGACATTGGCGCCACCACAATGTTTTGATGGTGAGATTTCACTATTTTTATCCTCTTTGACTCGACCAGGGCGGATAAGGCCATGCTAACGACTGTTAGCAAGTGGCCTATCCCAACCCGTCGAAGTGGTGTTAGAGAGGTGCGAATGCATCTATTCAACAAAGGGAATAGGACTCGGTCCGTGAAGGTAATGGTT is drawn from Nicotiana tabacum cultivar K326 chromosome 22, ASM71507v2, whole genome shotgun sequence and contains these coding sequences:
- the LOC107818991 gene encoding uncharacterized protein LOC107818991 isoform X1 is translated as MESDLRLLEISGEDDSLLTPLPHMEDTNPNDFTPFSNFISPLRGLEGRVDPVKPGCSSSYRRGCSNKENINTDKAEIMPKLSIEPLHMKRKKRGGGYILRKSLAWDRAFSTEEGVLDPIELSLLSGTLVNTCGEPLFTINEEERNPTSNDSLLDASSAYLNSNKKSTLKEIRSVALKEDKRKASSKMLASRNGRNVSKSSGCSRPLASPSLKRPANMNHGKSATKDSKLPKFQVSKPSSCLLPASSKSTIPRTSHLKHQVTDSAVSTQKNAGLRSSSRKVRNSQEKAKPDAEPLKDKSSSCIFRGNDKKSTSKLHASTESSPPVNKATSTALEMNPDATVPSSRAHSSQSHDGCTPVALRLPQSTPTAVSSMQYLPAQAMKPSGLRMPSPSLGYFCQTKASDTRRLLKAESSMCLSERSGDRRPPEALATQESKVNLANLNCRILGLESESSTASCKVIKTGLEGNSVERSNIPSVIMKLDPVSDKLRNPADNVDEKVPHHIEHQEKKLQDAELLTNGKQNPPQTGKHEHINKDGDLMNSIPGFIENKSSAGSDFREAYFPQARYNAQSLVLCGLEGATSNPNEAEESGICSVTDGSICNSQYGNMINFSGEVREDSYVGGCNNLPGKEFEKVKSFAAEDKWMFDNDKQIMKIKSNLNEAHRSGNCESLNLTCSDFSEEKMENSEVASQHEDCQNPKQDFTKQITDKAQTGGLVVEVSSETLSDENCKTNPGGLSIYSEHKSQGRNVLHSGDRSLSKHVSIDQSQDGQIAETGLSAPPYRQDERGFDRFDVTSAQPELESNNITAGEDPADILYFGPSKVTLAENCNHPTDEEFNNNKFLGNLTSCLEFGSSSSVTRNEMVSAVTGSIGECRKPIKESVLEAVDEAEIRDASNCQNEGNLTSSAEFGSSSRGTPDVIGLGILGPMGEGNKLIKDVFLLEEMDEFEIRDSPNKPNDGGQIIKMKHGMLSPLSLNVEESQMCCHTHFIPSSPTELGYHKVVLESLPTPPQLGDKMQANEVGKTINALTNILQMEDTHLELHADDAQLLPGKGPIKCESSNALENFQDALPAQRSFYKGALESPSVLNKESPLIHGSSNIANELDVIHGVEDRLSYPATIESLSLELNSPTSKIHTASVTNDCIELVEGDQTSSRIKRKVVDILNQDIVVKESETGKPSGSENSHNELCHGLQDTEQCRNDNTNLPVKNTENCLKKGNILILPPQDAVPFSDEWLAAMEAAGEDILTMKGGAVQNSPQEKSLPEPSPWSPVKKKNNQLGPFDCTKFNHNMPPES
- the LOC107818991 gene encoding uncharacterized protein LOC107818991 isoform X2; the encoded protein is MESDLRLLEISGGLEGRVDPVKPGCSSSYRRGCSNKENINTDKAEIMPKLSIEPLHMKRKKRGGGYILRKSLAWDRAFSTEEGVLDPIELSLLSGTLVNTCGEPLFTINEEERNPTSNDSLLDASSAYLNSNKKSTLKEIRSVALKEDKRKASSKMLASRNGRNVSKSSGCSRPLASPSLKRPANMNHGKSATKDSKLPKFQVSKPSSCLLPASSKSTIPRTSHLKHQVTDSAVSTQKNAGLRSSSRKVRNSQEKAKPDAEPLKDKSSSCIFRGNDKKSTSKLHASTESSPPVNKATSTALEMNPDATVPSSRAHSSQSHDGCTPVALRLPQSTPTAVSSMQYLPAQAMKPSGLRMPSPSLGYFCQTKASDTRRLLKAESSMCLSERSGDRRPPEALATQESKVNLANLNCRILGLESESSTASCKVIKTGLEGNSVERSNIPSVIMKLDPVSDKLRNPADNVDEKVPHHIEHQEKKLQDAELLTNGKQNPPQTGKHEHINKDGDLMNSIPGFIENKSSAGSDFREAYFPQARYNAQSLVLCGLEGATSNPNEAEESGICSVTDGSICNSQYGNMINFSGEVREDSYVGGCNNLPGKEFEKVKSFAAEDKWMFDNDKQIMKIKSNLNEAHRSGNCESLNLTCSDFSEEKMENSEVASQHEDCQNPKQDFTKQITDKAQTGGLVVEVSSETLSDENCKTNPGGLSIYSEHKSQGRNVLHSGDRSLSKHVSIDQSQDGQIAETGLSAPPYRQDERGFDRFDVTSAQPELESNNITAGEDPADILYFGPSKVTLAENCNHPTDEEFNNNKFLGNLTSCLEFGSSSSVTRNEMVSAVTGSIGECRKPIKESVLEAVDEAEIRDASNCQNEGNLTSSAEFGSSSRGTPDVIGLGILGPMGEGNKLIKDVFLLEEMDEFEIRDSPNKPNDGGQIIKMKHGMLSPLSLNVEESQMCCHTHFIPSSPTELGYHKVVLESLPTPPQLGDKMQANEVGKTINALTNILQMEDTHLELHADDAQLLPGKGPIKCESSNALENFQDALPAQRSFYKGALESPSVLNKESPLIHGSSNIANELDVIHGVEDRLSYPATIESLSLELNSPTSKIHTASVTNDCIELVEGDQTSSRIKRKVVDILNQDIVVKESETGKPSGSENSHNELCHGLQDTEQCRNDNTNLPVKNTENCLKKGNILILPPQDAVPFSDEWLAAMEAAGEDILTMKGGAVQNSPQEKSLPEPSPWSPVKKKNNQLGPFDCTKFNHNMPPES